Below is a genomic region from Vitis riparia cultivar Riparia Gloire de Montpellier isolate 1030 chromosome 5, EGFV_Vit.rip_1.0, whole genome shotgun sequence.
TTACTTCTTCCAGTACTCAGTAGACATGAGagtcattttcatatttgataatcTGATTAAATAGATTGGAAAATACCATGTAATTTGCAGGTGTGATTTGGAGGGAAGGCCGATGGAGAATCTTTTGGCTCTTTTTGATGCATTGATGCGGAATATATCACTCATGAAAGGGGAGAGCTGGAGGAGTGATGTTGGAAGAGAAGCTGCTGAATCGTTAGCAAAGGAAGCAAGGGGGAACAATTTGATGTTGACTTCTCCAGGCATTATAAATTCAAGGGGCTCTAGCAATTTTGCCTCTGTCTTCtccaagaaaggaaagaaaggagtGAATCAAGATTGCTTCATTGTGTGGGAGGAGTTTGTATGCCAATCATATCTCAAAGTCAATATATGGCAAACTTGTTATTAGAATCTAGAAcaattctttgaaaatgataATTACCATTTAGTTTCTAATCGATTGACAAATTCGGGTTTGGTTGGTAGGAGTTTGGATGCCAAGAAGACATGACCTTTTGTGGGATTTTTGATGGGCATGGCTTGTGGGGGCACCATGTAGCCAAAAGGGTCAGGAAATTGATGCCATCATTTTTGTTATGCCATTGGCAAGAAACTCTTGCACTTGCTCAGGGTTTTGACATGATGGGACTTGATAGAAACCTTTGCCCATTTGATATATGGAGGCAATCCTACTTGAAAACTTGTGCTGCCATTGATGAGGAGCTCGAGCAGCATGCAGATCTTGATTCTTTTCGCAGTGGCACCACAGCTTTGACAATTGTTCGACAGGTAGCTGCATAATATCTAATTTGAGCAGATAACTGCTTGGTTTGATTAGTCATTTCATTATTGTTCTTTTGAATTGATACTTGTTTTCAGTTTTATCACTTCTAGTAGATTTCCTTCGTGTTATCTTTGAAATAACAAAACCTCGTAACCCAAATTTCAAAGTCCGCTACATGATTCCTTGACCACCATTCAGCTCTATCTAATGTTATGTCTTCTGTTgtcaaatattgaaattaaagaaagaaaaaggagttTTAATTTGCAAAAGATGCTTTGGCTGAAGTGACGTATTGAAAAGCTTGAGGTTAATTTGTACAGATGAGGAACAGACCTCTAGTTTGTATGGGAATTCCTGGGCATGTCCTAGTTTGAATTAGTTCCCCATGTGGTCAAGGCCAACCCTCTGTATAGAGGTACAAATAAGGTCGAGGTTGTCTACTTGTAGCTGGAGGTTGAGGTTGTCTAGAATGATTTCAATAGGTGGTATCTTCTTTGCCACCCTTGTTTCTTTGTCTACCAACCAAAAGCAAGTCAcagatattttaataaaaataggaaaatggaTTTCTAAGATCATTTTGGACTGAGCTGGATAATTTATACCGTTGTcccttgaaaattttattggtttggaaaactaaattaaaagactatcagatattagaaatttttagaTTCAAGCAGAAAGTTGCCTCAGCCTTTGCCACATTAACTTTTTCAGGGAGAACTCATTATCATAGCAAATGTTGGTGATTCTCGGGCTGTGTTGGGAACCACGTCTGATGATGGCAGCCTTGTAGCAGTTCAACTTACCGTCGACTTTAAGCCCAATTTACCTCGTTAGTTCTCCTTCTCTACATGTGTTTGTGGGGTGTTGTGTTAACAAGTTATACTAAGTACATATTGATAATTTTACACTCCTATTCATCTTGGTTACAGAGGAAGCTGAGCGAATAACTAAGTCCAGAGGGCAGGTATATTGCTTACAAGATGAGCCAGGGGTGTACAGGGTTTGGATGCCAAATACAAAGACACCAGGGTTAGCAATATCAAGAGCCTTTGGTGACTACTGCATGAAGGACTTTGGGGTTATTTCCGTGCCTGAAGTCACACAAAGAAATATAACCAGCAGAGACCAATTTGCCATTTTAGCCACAGATGGGGTATGCCTTTCATTGTTTCTGGTCCCAAATTTTACATCAACGCATTACTTTCTTAAATTGGTTTGGCAAAGGTTAGATTTTAAGTAGATTTGATCTTAGTGAAAAAAACCCATAAATGACAAGTTGTTCTGGCTTTTGTGTTCAGGTATGGGATGTCATCTCCAACCAAGAGGCAGTTGAGATTGTTTCTTCAGCACCAGACCGAAACAAATCTGCTAAAAGGCTGGTGGAATGTGCAGTTGATGCATGGAAACGAAAGAAACGGGGTGTTGCAACGGATGACATCACAGCTATTTGCCTCTTCTTCCACCCTTCACCCTCCCAGCAAGGCAACAATGCTAAGGTCCTAGAAGAGGCTGGCATGACAAAAGCTGGGTAATTGCTCATTGCCCTTGCCTTTAGGCTATCTTTCAACTATGTTTCAATTTCAATATCTTTGTTGCATGCCTTTAAATGTATGcaagtttgaatgaaaaatcataaatgtGAACAAGAACTTTCCTGAATATTGTGGACTCTTCCTCGTTTCTGAATTATATCTTCACCAGTTGGATCAAATCTCATGTATGTTTTTGTATTATTCAAAAATACTAGTGCTGTTATGTGCTGTAATTCACAAGAGAAATATCTTGATGGTATTTAAGATTACTCACGTGTAGAAACAGAATGGGGATGTAAGTGATGATTTAGAAGCCACATTGTGCTCTAATGATATTATGAGAAAAGCTCTTAAGAGGTTTACATATGGACAGATGATGGCCagtttggaaattatttttgaaaaaaagtttgataaatttaaaataaaaaactgtttttaaaaaaattgttttcaagccacagatttttagaataaatttatgtGTTTTCAATTGTTGTTTTTCAGAATGTGATGAGTTACaattgaaaacaaagaaaatgttttaaaaaaatttatattgtacgtatttaagtttttaaacaaaattttgtttttaaaaattatttccgAGAGTTGCATTTGAAATCGCTTCCAAATGGCTCTATATTACCTAATAATTGTTTTATGACAAGATTACTCAACCTTTATAAATTCATGTACATCCCAATTCCTCTTCTTCCATTTCTCCTCATTTATTAGTCTTTGGCTAATCCTATgaagggttaaaaaaaaattaaatttattttttagatgaaTGGATAAGAAAATCATCATTGTTATAAACCAAGATGtatggtttttgttttgtttttttttttttttttttttttaaatattaatttatttttcggGCATTTTGGGAGTTCGTTCTAAGGAAGGTAAGTTGAGGTTATCCAAAAAATTTCGCTGAGGTATTCTTTTTAACATTGGGAAGTATACTtccaaacaataaataaatgtcCGAAGACATGCCCGTAAACATTAGAAGAGGTGTCTTACACTATATTTCGATGCACTTTTATAACGTTGGATACTAAAATGCCAAAAGTGTATAAAAACTTCTATGTTAACTCTTTTATAATCAAAATCTCTctttatgtttggttcccaaaaatatatatatatatatttaaagttaataattttttaaaatcatttcacgtttaaataatttaaaaatatataaatttttaattaattatatttgattttttttccgtatatttttatcaatgaacgccttttttttctctccttgtATTTTCTGACAACTAAACATTGTTGTTGACACCAATTTCATCCATAAAAGTCAGATTTGTTAAGGAAGAAGACTAGTGAAACAGGAGGGTAATTTAGGTAAAAATTTAGGTTAATAAGCTTGCGACTTGTGACTTGTGAGTTGTGAGCGTGTAAAAGCCTAAAAGGCAAGGATAGTCTCTTCCATTTTTATCGCTTAGAACATGGGCGGTACTGAAATGACAAAAACGACCCTGAGTGATTAATAAATAGCAAAAAGACCCTCTCTCCCCTCTCTAGCTTCTTTTCCGATGACCATTTCTCTCGATTTCCCATTCATTCCCTGGACTTCCTCGCGAGGGCGTGGGCGCACTGGGCGGTGGCGCCATTCCAGAAGCCTCTCCTCACTTGCCTTCCCAACACCTCACAGAGCGATAGCTACATACACTGCTCTTCATTTCGCAGCCAAACCCGACCGCTGGGCATCCTCGCCGGCCTTGTATTCCGGGGACGTCATCAATCACTCTGAACTGACTGAACTTCACGATGAATCCGATTTTGAAAAGCTTGCCTCCTCCAACAATGATCTTCTCTCCATCTGCGGTTTCGGTTCTCTTCTCTCCGGTATGTATGATCATCATCCGTGCTAGAATTTTCTTGTTGTTAGTATGCGATCAATGTGTGTGATGCGCTGTGGTACCAGAGAGGAGCGCGAGGAGTACCTTTCCGGATCTAATCAACTTCAGAGTCGCAAGATTGAACGGATTTCGCCGTGTCTTCGCTCATGTTACTCCAGTTTTCTTTGAGCGCGGCGTTGCCAAACCGGAGACCATGGTTAATATAAACTCATTCCTTAGCAGTGCCTTTTGTCAAGTACCTgacctctgtttggttgctgagaaaactcaggaaagtaataaaaaaaactaagggcTTGTTTGCTGGCAGGTataaaaattgtgttttcagaatctatttttttttttttttaagttaaactaTAGTGTCTTTTTACTATTTTCAATAGCTTATGTGCTTGGAATttttagaactcaaaatttaGAACtgaaaaaaattttagtttatattttaacaaatataatgaAGACCTGTTTTCAGGAAATGTTCCCGAATACGGTTTTTGGGGACATGTtcataaaaagtttttaataaccATGTTGATCCAAAACTTTCAGAAAAATGTTGATGCacatgttttttgtgtttttttttctatttttttaatacagaTAAAATATAGACCATTTCCTATTTTCACTGCCAAACAGGCCCTAGAATgttgaatttaatattttttttccccctcaGAAAGCAGGAAAAGACTTACCACAACTATGGCAATTGGCTTTTGTTGGACTCATAGAGAgatattctttcttttcctgATTTCCTCAGAAACCAAATGGAGATAAATCATTTAGTTTTGAGCAAAGGGAGGTCTTTCTTATGACAAGGAAAATTGTACTGAATGCATTATTCGTTATATGTAAACTGCAAACATTTCAGGAGATTTCAGGCTTGAGTGTGGAGCCTTGTGAAGGGGAAAGCCTTATAGTTACTGTatttgagatttatagatcAGAGGTAAACAACAATATTAGTGCTTATTTTGAATCTTAAAGAACAGGGTAGTGAAGTTCTACTTCTCAAGATTAACTTAATGTGCTACTTCTTAAAGTCAGATTCCGTCTTATATCAAGAGGGAGATTGAGTATCGGTTTCTAGCAGTGAGTTCCTGGATTTTTACTCGATTGTCATTTCGAACATTTTGGTTGCCTTCTTTATATGTGAATGTGAATGGCAGGTCTTCCCTGAAACACTAGATGGGACCCCATTTACTAGTCCAGCGGTGCGTGAAATGGATGATTCACTATGctgtaaaaatattttccatggcttctcattttcctttctaTTATTTGGCTGCAAATTACTTTATCAATGGATTATGGGTTTGTGGATTTTATTTAGGTGCTTTGTGCTCGTTACAGTGACGAGGAATTTTTGCAGATTAGATGTAAAGGTAATCAATCTTCTTTGGATTTTCCTATTAGTTTAAAGACCTCTATGGTTATAGGCACCTGGGGAAAGAAATATGACAAATGAGTACTTCTCTGGGACATCTATAATTCTTGTTTTGAGTTGTGTACTCTAGCCACTCTTTTGTTTGTGATTTAGATCAAGTGCATGAAATACTGAACAAGTTGATTGACTTGTTTGAAGGTGAATAGATGACTACATACAACTTGGAACATATGTGCTTCACAAACATATTCCCTTCTTTAGGATCCTTATAAGCTTATACTGTGTAGATCTTGAAATCATACTTGGTAGGCCTCAAGGAAAGGATACTGAGAGAATTTCTAGATAAGATCAATTTAAATCTGGCTATTGTCACTAAGGTGCACATTACTTTGTGCTAAAGCTAAATTTTTAGTCATATATCGCTATCTTCTATGGTATTGATAGCTGACAAAATTACTTCTACTTTACAAATTGTAATCTCCAATAGATCAATAGGTCCTGAATCCAGAATTGCATGATAGCTCAGTGGCAGTTTGGAACCCTGAACTGCAATTTCagtttactattttttataatggtaAACTCTGTTCTTAGTCCTTTAATTCAAATTCATATCTGCAAACCAATTGTGATggttgaattcttttatttatatctaagaGTCCACTCTTTAGTATTTAAGAAAGTGCATAAAGCTGATTCttccttgattttaaaaataaatttgatggaGTTGTAGGTACCTGATTGAGTGCCAAGTTCTGTTGGTTTTAGACAAGTTTTGAAGTTTGGAACCAAAGATTAGAATGGTTCCATTTGTTCTATGCCTTATTTTCTGTGATAAGTCATCAGCATTCTCATTGGAACAAGTTGATGGTGGTCAATAAGATTTTGTTTGTCCTGATCAGAGACCTGTTCTGCCCAGGAACAATATGCATCCTTCCTTTCCTTTTgcacacatttttcttttcttagaaaataacaAGTGAAATGGAATTAATAATATCACAAGGATTTCATTTCTCAGGCACAAGTAATGAGCCTGCAGCAGTGTGACTCTAGTCAATGCACTTAACTTCTCAGCATTGCATCATCTTTTTTGTTTCTGTAATTGTGCTATAATATTCTCAGATTTTGAAGCCCTAAAACCTTTTCTTGGGTGTGGATGTTCCAGACCTCTCATGAAATTAAGTTCATGGATGACTGTTGATCTTGATAGAGTTCTAACCCCTAATTTGTAACCAAATAATTAAGATCCAAAAATTCTTTCTCACTCATGTAATGGCTTGGGTATTAGGTCCCAGGAAATAACACATGATTCTTTTGTGCATCAATGTAAGGATGCGTCCAACTCCTAATGGATTAGACTTTAATGTTGGAAGTGACGTCAACTatcattatttgattttaaagattGAGAAGCTGGGCATATTGGTCATGTTCTATGTGTTTTACTTGAGAGGaagtagaaaataatttttatcataaaaccTTAAGGTTCTCCATACCCGTGTGAGAACTGAGATCTTCATGTACTGCAGCAGACTCGATCATTGGACTTGTTAGGGGGtcattttgaatttctttccACATGTTCTCCTCGTGCTAATTTGCTAGCTACTTTCATACAGGGAGCAAGGAGATGTTTTTTGAGCAATATGGGCGATATAACATCCACAAGATTTGGCGAGATGATGTCTTCCCTTGCCGAGTTTATCTTCGGCACTGGTTAGTGTTAATTATCCTTGAATGTTTTGCTTACACATGTTCATAGTATTGCTTGAGGAATCTGGGAATGATTTACAAATCTTGAACCACGGTGCAATATTTTGTTCACACCCTAGTAAATGATATGATCTAATACTTACACTTTCTAGGATgtacttttgtttttaagtaCTAACTTCTATATGTGAACTGAAAGATGCAAAACACTCTGTAGTTTGTTGGCAGCAAAGAGTCTCAGCGATGCAGCCTACAACGACTTCCTCGATCACACTTTCCTTGCAGACCGCAAAACAACCATCCGGGAATACTTAGCCACAACAGGTTCAGGCATCATGGAAGAGGAGCCTCCAGAATCCCTCAAGGCCCGTTATggtggttgatatgaacaagTCCACAGAGCAGAGCCAAATTTGGAAGCTGCAAATAAGGCTTCCCATATTAGGACATGAAATTCTTCAACCTTGCGGTTTGTGCAGGCTAAAAATAAGGGGGAGAGTCACTGGAGGCAATTGAAATATGTAAAAGCCCTCTTCACCCCCTTTTTCTCCTTCAATTTGTTTAGTCACCATATTGGAGATTTAAACTGTGAATCTTCTATTAAATTTAATGGTTCATTGTTGGAACATGTAACTTCCATCACCCTTAAATTCTATGATTATTTTAGAACTGATTTTAGCCTTTTAGGATAAATTTGTTCTAGATTCAAAAATCATTTGTGGCATCACTAGTATAGTTGGCTCCAGTTGAGAGTGATTTTGCATAGTATGTGGATGTGGGGAGAAAATGCttagttgctgagaaaatggagAGTATAGGTGGGTGTAGAGAAGTTGAAGAGAAAGGTATTTTCGTAATTATAATTTCTACATAAActtagtttttaaaaagtaagaacagtgagagattttttttttttttttaattatgcatTTGGAGGTGCCACGTGAATTGACCTAAGTACCCTTCAAGTGATTGACAAATGGCAAAACCGCCAACAACCGTCCACCAGTCATGCTTTTTCTGCCTATGACCACTCACTCGCGCGCATGGAGCGTGGCCCGTGGCGAcattcaaaaatcaaaagagtTCCCTGGACTCACCTTCCCAACTCATCGTAAAGCAACAACCAAACACACTCCTCTTCACCTCTCCGCCAAACTCGATCTCCGGCCATGTCGTCGGGCGAGGTTCGTGATGATTCCAAACTGATAGAATTGAAGGATGAATCCGATTTCGAAAAAGTTCTCTCTCCCGACGGTGGTCTTGATCTTCTCTCCGTCTGCGGCTTCGGTTCTCTGCTCTCAGGTAAGGACGATCGTTATCATCATTACTAGAATTCTTGTTAGTATACGATCAATGTGTGTATGATGCGTTGTGGAACCAGAGAGAAGTGCGAGGAGCACATTTCCGGATCTGATCAACTTCAGAGTTGCGAGATTGAACGGCTTTCGACGTGTCTTCGCTCATGTTGCTCCAATTTTTTTTGAGCGCGGCATCGCCAAACCAGAAACCATGGTTAATATAAACTTATTCCTAGTAGTGTTTTTCATTTTAACTTtatttctgtttggttgctgagaaatttGGGGGAATGGGAGAAATTCTTCAATAATCTCATGTTTTGTGCTGTTTTTGGTTTTGAAATTGCAAAAAATTCACTCAACTAAGTCATGGCTTTTGTTAGAATTCGCAGaggagtttttatttttgtttttcttacattttctcaACAACAAATTGACCTTAGTTTATTCAATTTTGAGTGGGGAAGTTTTTATATGATGAAGAAAATtggattaattttttgttttgtgttaATTGTAACATCTCAGGAGATTTCAAGCTTGAGTGTGGAGCCTTGTGAAGGGGAAACCCTTATAGTTACTGTATTTGAGATTCAAAGATCTGAGGTAAACAAAAACTTTCAACTGTTGGTGCTTAATTTGAATCTTGAGTGTAAGCAAGAACAGATGAATGATTTCACAATTCTCAATATTAACTCAATATGCTGCTTCACAAGGTCAGATTCCATCTTTTATCAAGAGGGAGCATGAGTTTCGATTCTTAGCTGTAAGTTTGTTACATGTTTACttcattgatattttcttatttttttaatatcttatttgtttgtgaaCCTGAatccatttaatattttatggcAGGTCTTCCCTGAAACATTAGACGGGAAGCTCTTTACTACTCCAGCGGTGGTTCACTTTGcactatagtttttttttttggttctttgcCGCTGTATGATTTGCTCATAAATTATTCTGAAACAGACAGTTGGTTTGTGAATGTGTGCAGGTACTTTGTGCTCGTTACAGTGATGAGGAATTTTTCCAGAATAGATGCAAAGGTAATCTTCTTTGGTGTCCTACTTACTATTAGCTTGAGAATAAACTTAATTACTTTTTCGTGACATCTGCAGCATGCTTGACAAGGATGGTGACTGCTTCTGATGTTAATTATTAGCATTTTTGTATAACATGGGTTTCTCAAGTAGCCACTGTTCTGCTCATGGTTGAGATTGATTGCATAAAATACTGAACAAGTTGAGTGATTCATCCAAAGATGATTGTACTACTTGGAATTTACACTTCATTTAACCTGGGGTTTTCAGATGGCCATTATTCTAACAGTTTTTTGAAAGAACTTTATACAGTGTTGATCTAGAAAACTAACCTGGTGTGCTGTAGAAAAACATGTTGAGAAAAACTTGAGTAACTTATTATACATTGATCTGTTGTGTAAATCTTTTTCTTGTCACCTAGGTCCACATGTTTCTTTCAAAAGTTAATGGTAGTTATATGCTTCTTCCCCCTAAAATATCATCCATCTCAATGTTTAGGAGCTGTGAAAATTACTagtattttacaaatatatggaATGATAGATTTGCAGAAGTAATATATGAAATGGAATTAACTTATTTCCAATCACAGGGATTCATTTCTCCATCACAGCATGGCTACTCAGATTAGTGCTCTTAATTTCCCAGCATTGCATTGTATCgtatttcctttttcatcaTCTTTGGCATAATTCTGCTGTAAGATTCAATTACTTTTAGCCAACATAGATAATAAAAcctttttctttgcttcttctTTGACATTGATTTTCCAGTCTCATCTCCTTTGCAACTAGGATTGTTAAGACCCAAAATTTCTGCCTACCCATGTAATCATTTGGCCTATAGATTCCATTAAATGACAAATTTGTTCTGAATTCCAGTTTGATGATTTGACCAACTTCCTAGTAATAAACTTTGTAAGTTGGTAGTGATGGCATTCATCCTGTGGTTGTTTAAGAGATTAAGAAGCTTGCAATGGCTATGCCCCTATATATAATTGAGAAATGAAGTTTTTACTTTTCTACAGTGATTCCAACATTCAAGgaagattaaataattcttaCCATAAAACTTAAGGCTCTGTACAAGCTaaatgtaaaggaaattaaaacCTATGGACATCATTCAAATACTCGCATGGGGAAAAAGATCTCTATTTGATTTCATCGATCTTTGTCATTGGAGCAgtcagtgttttttttttttaattcctttgtactctttttcctcctttgcTGCTTGTCATTGAAATGTAGGAATGCattctcatatatttttttgctACTATTATGCAGGAAGTAAGGAGATATATTTTCAGCAATATGGCCGCCATAACATCCATAAGATTTGGCGAGATGATGTTTTACCTTGCCGTGTTTATCTTCGACACTGGTCAGTGttgattatcttttatatatattttttacatattttattgcCTGAGGGATATGGGAATTGTTTCCAACTCACAAGAACCACATTTTCTTCACACCTATGTTGATCTAGAAAACTATGCTTCAATATGCTGCTTTTCATATGCACGCTGTTTGCAATGCCAACTTTGTTGACAAACTGAAGGTCGTTAAATACTCTGTAGTGTGTTGGCTGCAAAGAATCTAAGTGACGCAGCTTACAACAATTTTCTAGATCACACTTACCTGGCGGACCGTAAAACAACCATCCGTGAATACTTGGCCACAACAGGTTCAGGCATCATGGAAGAGGAGCCTCCGGAATCCCTCAGGGCTCGCTATGGTGGTTGATTTTAACCAGTCCACTAAATTTGGTATGGGAATATGATACCAACTTTCTGTTACTTTCTGAAGTTTTGTTTCAAATTGACCtttttggtcattaaaatattACTATTTTGGTCCTCTTCTCTCTGGCATCTCaaactattgttcaaaatggCCCCTTTaccatatattttatttttgttttttctttttaaatttatttcaaactgCATCTCGAAATTacattttattacaaatttaaaaaccaTGTCTTGAAAGTATGATTTTAATATGCATTTAGAAACACTTTAATACAgcaatttctaattcatatggAAGCCTAAAATACGGtttcaaactaatttaaaaaaaaaaatattttggacaATAGTTTCAAAAGATGCTATAAGTTATATCATGCACGTAAAATGGGCCAATTGACCCCAAATTCTACTTTTGGCTTATTGTCAACATTCAGCATGGGAATTTGAAAGAAAGGAAGCTTTCCCGTgactcttttttttccttctagttGGTTGAATGGTGAGTTGGGAGTGAATCGTGAATCTTCTAATATGTCTTGCCCTTGCCTCCAGGTGGGAGATACTGTATACCATAGGAGGAAGACACAGTAAATTGGCTCTACTAGTATCAAATTAATCTCCTTGAAATGGATCTGCAAAACACACCCGCCATTAGTTGAATCATTTTAGTTTGTATCATTTAATGCGAATGATATTTAAGTTTAGAATAATTGAAACATGCTGCAAAACACACTCGAGCAAGAATTTGCCCGAGTTggattctctctttttttctttctctgatTGACATGCAGCCTCAAGAAACAGTTGAATTCTACAATTGGATTCAACAGTCGGTAAGAATCGTGCCTTGTCAATATCCACACTTTGACATGATCAAACATACACTGACgatcaaatttttttctattgatATCCTGTAATCCCTTTTCAAGCtggtaaaaaaataagtggAGTCTACAATGAATCATCGAAGACAAAACCTGTTTGTTTTTCTCAAACACTGGGGTATATCTTTCTTCACTATCATcttgttgcttttttttttctttttcacataaCATAGCTACTGGCTTCCTCATTTTCCAGT
It encodes:
- the LOC117915480 gene encoding uncharacterized protein LOC117915480 isoform X2, with protein sequence MSSGEVRDDSKLIELKDESDFEKVLSPDGGLDLLSVCGFGSLLSERSARSTFPDLINFRVARLNGFRRVFAHVAPIFFERGIAKPETMEISSLSVEPCEGETLIVTVFEIQRSEIPSFIKREHEFRFLAVFPETLDGKLFTTPAVLCARYSDEEFFQNRCKGSKEIYFQQYGRHNIHKIWRDDVLPCRVYLRH
- the LOC117915479 gene encoding uncharacterized protein LOC117915479, whose translation is MTISLDFPFIPWTSSRGRGRTGRWRHSRSLSSLAFPTPHRAIATYTALHFAAKPDRWASSPALYSGDVINHSELTELHDESDFEKLASSNNDLLSICGFGSLLSERSARSTFPDLINFRVARLNGFRRVFAHVTPVFFERGVAKPETMEISGLSVEPCEGESLIVTVFEIYRSEIPSYIKREIEYRFLAVFPETLDGTPFTSPAVLCARYSDEEFLQIRCKGSKEMFFEQYGRYNIHKIWRDDVFPCRVYLRHCLLAAKSLSDAAYNDFLDHTFLADRKTTIREYLATTGSGIMEEEPPESLKARYGG
- the LOC117915478 gene encoding probable protein phosphatase 2C 34, which gives rise to MENLLALFDALMRNISLMKGESWRSDVGREAAESLAKEARGNNLMLTSPGIINSRGSSNFASVFSKKGKKGVNQDCFIVWEEFGCQEDMTFCGIFDGHGLWGHHVAKRVRKLMPSFLLCHWQETLALAQGFDMMGLDRNLCPFDIWRQSYLKTCAAIDEELEQHADLDSFRSGTTALTIVRQGELIIIANVGDSRAVLGTTSDDGSLVAVQLTVDFKPNLPQEAERITKSRGQVYCLQDEPGVYRVWMPNTKTPGLAISRAFGDYCMKDFGVISVPEVTQRNITSRDQFAILATDGVWDVISNQEAVEIVSSAPDRNKSAKRLVECAVDAWKRKKRGVATDDITAICLFFHPSPSQQGNNAKVLEEAGMTKAG
- the LOC117915480 gene encoding uncharacterized protein LOC117915480 isoform X1 — encoded protein: MSSGEVRDDSKLIELKDESDFEKVLSPDGGLDLLSVCGFGSLLSERSARSTFPDLINFRVARLNGFRRVFAHVAPIFFERGIAKPETMEISSLSVEPCEGETLIVTVFEIQRSEIPSFIKREHEFRFLAVFPETLDGKLFTTPAVLCARYSDEEFFQNRCKGSKEIYFQQYGRHNIHKIWRDDVLPCRVYLRHCVLAAKNLSDAAYNNFLDHTYLADRKTTIREYLATTGSGIMEEEPPESLRARYGG